The Flavobacteriales bacterium nucleotide sequence TAATGTCCGCAGGGATTTATGTGACTATTTTGAAGATAGATTTTTAACCAATGACACACTTTAGTGAACACTCCCGAACACTCCCCACACTTTAGTGAACACTCCCTTGTATTCAGTTCGCACCTTGACACCGGAGTACATCGCCCCTTCTAATTCAGCACTTGACTTAAAGCGTATCTCACCATACGGTGCCCATATAGTACCTTTCCAACCTGAAGATACTCCTCCCCCACAGCTACCACCTTCAATTTCAAACGCATCCCCATTCTCGTGTATCTCGAGAATGATCCGGCTGGCATCTCCTCCCCCAACGATACTAACTTCCAGTTTTTTAAGATCAACTTCCTCATGCACGTAAAGACGCATTTCTCCGGGCTGATTCTTAATGTCAAAAACAAAAGCTGCAACCGATCCTTTTTGATCGATTTTGCGGAAAGTGTAATCTCCGGGGCCATCAAAGGTCAGCGTCTTGTTGTTCTTTAGTTTAACGCTCCCATAAGCACCCGGCCCAATCGTTGTGTTGTATTCAATCTTTCCCGAACCATGAGAATCCGGATTCGATATGGGCGGAAAGCTAGGCAAGCCCGAGTAATCAACATTTCCGGGATGACTAATTCCGAAACCGTCGTAATACGTATTGTGCGTACCAATATCACCGCCGGAAATGGAGGTGAATGATCCGAGGTAAACGCCCTTTCCGAAATTGAAAGAATTTGGCTCCCCGGCGAGAATGACGTAGTCTGTTAACCTCGCAGATTGAGCCATAGACCAAAATGGGTGGGCCAACAGAAATACTAGTGAGAAAAGAGTTAGCGCACTACTAAAATAGGTACGCAGCGCTTTCGTCGCACAAACAGGCGCGACACCTTGGGTGGACTTTTTCCTGACCGTAGAGGTTTAGGTTTGGGTTGGGTTAGGCACTGAATTTTGCCATAGGGCAAATTCAACATCTCTAAGCTACGACATCAAACCTCTGATAATCAATATTTTGTTTCATTCTCTAGCACTATTGTTTCACAACACTCCCACTTATGTTCGCCACGATGACCATTTCCCAATGGCATAAGCACCCAAACGACCTCTATGAAAAAGGGCTTTAACACATTTGTACACCCCTGCACAACGCTCATTCTCTTGAACCTCACTTTTTATTAACAAAGGGTTAATGGACCGTACCGATTTCGCTATCTTTGAGGGCCTGATTTTGATTCCCAAAATTTTATGCTTTCCATAGATTCCAAGCAACTTGAGACCAAGGACGTACACCAATATCTATTGGGCGCCGTAGGGCCTCGACCGATCGCCTTTGCCAGTACGATGGACAAGTACGGAAACCCGAACCTCAGTCCGTTCAGTTTCTTCAATGTCTTTAGCGCGAATCCACCGACCTTGGTATTCTCGCCTGCGCGTAGGGTTCGAGACAACTCTACCAAAGACACTTTAAGCAACTGTGATTCGACAAAGGAGGTAGTGATTAACGTAGTGAACTACGCCATTACCGAGCAAATGAACTTGAGCTCTACGGAGTACCCAAGCACAGTAAACGAATTCGTCAAAGCTGGGCTCACTCCCGTGGAATCAAAGACCGTGCGCCCGTACCGGGTCAAGGAAAGCCCTGCCCAATTCGAATGCATCGTAAAAGAGGTGATCCACCTGGGCGATCAGGGAGGTGCCGGAAACCTCATTATCTGCGAGGTAAAGATGATGCACTTCAACGAAGCCATTCTCAATGATCAACAAAAGATCGACCAACATAAGATCGATCTTGTTGGCCGCATGGGAGGCAATTGGTACGTACGCGCCAGCGGTGAGGCCATATTCGAATTAGAAAAACCGCAGCGAAATTTGGGAATTGGAGTGGATATGATTCCACCGCGAATTCGCAATAGCTTCATCTTAACGGGTAACGATCTCGGCAAACTGGGAAACGTCGAACGAATTCCAACCGACGAAGAGATCGAAGGTATCCGGAAAGACGCAAAAGTAGCCGATATTCTATCCCAATCGGACGACGCATACGAACTGCGCGAAATGCTTCACCAACACGCGCACGAATTATTAAAGGATAATAAAGTACAGGAGGCTTGGTCTGTGCTGCTCATCGATAAGTTAAACCGAAATTAAAGACATGTCTCACGAACTAACCGGAACCATTAAGGTCATTTTCGACACACAAACCTTTCCGAGCGGATTCTCCAAGCGCGAATTCGTCGTCACAACTCAAGAACAATACCCTCAGGACGTAAAATTCGAGGCGATCAAAGAAAAGGGCGATATGCTCGACTCGTACAACGAAGGCGATCAGGTCAATGTAAAGTTCAATATCCGAGGAAACGAATACAACGGCCGCTACTACGTCAACCTTCAAAGCTGGCAAATGTCGAAGATCGACGGCGGAAGTGCGGGCGACAGCATCCCTGATCTCCCACCACTCGAACCCTCTCAAATGGACGGTCCCGATCAGGAGGACGATCTGCCATTCTAATACAGTTTTATGGGATTCTCGAGTACGGTCGAAAAGGCGTTTCGGTGGCTTCTGCCCTCACCTTTTACCATTGCCGTACTCCTTACCCTCCTAACGTTTGTGTTGGCCCTCTGGACCACGCCCGAACCCGTAACCCTTTCCAAAGCCGGTAATCTACTGCACTTTTGGGACGATGGATTATGGAATAATGCCCTGTTGGTCTTTGCGGTCCAAATGATGCTCATTCTGGTCCTCGGACACGTGCTCGCACTGACCGAGCCATTCGACCGACTCATCCGATTCGTTACGCAGTATTGCACCACAACAGCTTCGGCCGCAGCCTGGGTCACTTTGCTCACAGTGGCCGTAGGACTCTTCAACTGGGGGTTCGCCCTAATCTTCGGAGCTATCTTTGCCCGAAAAGTTGCGGAGCGCGCCCTTTCGGGCGGATACGAACTCAACTACCCTTTCATCGCCGCGGCCGGGTATAGCGGCCTTATGGTATGGCATGGCGGACTCTCGGGAAGCTCTCTTGCCAAAGTTGCGGAAACCGGACATCTCCGTTCGCTCATGGCCGGAATTTTGCCCGATGGACAACTCAATGCCCTACCGGAATCCATCACCTTCGAAGCTACGGTGTTCAGCTCAATGAATATTACCGTGTCTCTATTACTCCTGATCCTATTGCCCCTAGCCATGTGGGCCCTCGGAAAAAGGCTGAATCCAACCCCGATCAACATCAAGGTCCGCATGTCCCAAAACATCTCCGAAGGGAGAGCCATCGGCGCAGAGCGGATCGATCGCAGCAGAGCTGTATCCCTTGCCGTGGGATCCATCATATTGGGATACGCCCTCCACAAGGCTTGGACATTGCCCGCTGGAGTATTGTCGTTCTTCAACCCGAACAACATCAACCTCCTGTTACTCGGTCTTGGTCTCGCATTGCATCGAAACTTCAAGGAATTCCTATCAGCCGTTGAAGACGCCATTGGCGGCGTGTCGGGCATCCTGATCCAATTCCCATTGTACTTCGGCATCATGGGGATGATGAGATCAAGCGGACTAGTAGGCCAAATCTCCGAATACTTCGTGAGCATCAGCAACGAAACTACCTACCCTTTGTTTACGTTCTTTTCGGCCGGATTAGTCAACATCTTCGTGCCTTCGGGAGGAGGGCAATGGGCCGTTCAAGGCCCCGTAATCGTTCAAGCGGCCCAACAACTCAACGTCTCTTTATCGAAGTGCATTCTCGCTCTGGCATATGGCGATCAGGTCACAAACATGCTTCAACCCTTTTGGGCCCTACCCCTGCTCGGCATTACCGGCCTAAAAGCTAAAGAAATACTACCCTACACCTTGTTCCTTTTAGTCCCCGGTTCCATCGTATTCATCTCGGCGCTACTCCTCTTCTGATGGCTATTTCCCGCTTGACCGAACGTCTCGAATTCCCGCATCCAAAGTATACCGACCCCTCCGGAATACTGGCAGTCGGAGGTGATCTCCGCCCCGAAAGACTCCTGCTCGCCTACGAGCTGGGCATTTTCCCCTGGTTCAATGCCGATGAACCCCCCATGTGGTGGTGCCCCGATCCTCGAATGGTGCTGTACCCGAGCAAGCTCAAGATCAGCAAAAGCATGCGCTCATTTTTCCACAAAGGTAGATTCACAGTTACCTCGGATCGGGCCTTTGACGAGGTGATACGGCAGTGCGGAACAGTGCCTCGCCCCGGACAAGACGGTACGTGGATCACACCCGATATCATCGAAGGATATAGCGAACTCCACAGACAAGGGTTTGCCCACAGTGTCGAAGTTTGGGATGATAACGCCCTCGCGGGCGGATTATACGGCGTGTCGCATGGGCGGGCATTTTTCGGAGAGAGCATGTTTAGTAAAGTATCGAATGCGAGTAAATACGGATTCATTTCGCTCGTGCATCGTTTGGCTGAAGAGGGTTTTGAACTGATCGACTGTCAGGTCTATACCGACCACTTGGCACGTCTTGGAGCTCAAGAGATCCCACGAGAAGCATTTCTGAGCCAAATCGACTTAGCCCAAGAAAAGGAAACAATACGCGGCTCCTGGGCGTTCATGTTCCCATGAGAAACCTCCTATTTCTGCTCATCGCGATGCCGCTCATCGTGCCGCTAG carries:
- a CDS encoding flavin reductase family protein, with product MLSIDSKQLETKDVHQYLLGAVGPRPIAFASTMDKYGNPNLSPFSFFNVFSANPPTLVFSPARRVRDNSTKDTLSNCDSTKEVVINVVNYAITEQMNLSSTEYPSTVNEFVKAGLTPVESKTVRPYRVKESPAQFECIVKEVIHLGDQGGAGNLIICEVKMMHFNEAILNDQQKIDQHKIDLVGRMGGNWYVRASGEAIFELEKPQRNLGIGVDMIPPRIRNSFILTGNDLGKLGNVERIPTDEEIEGIRKDAKVADILSQSDDAYELREMLHQHAHELLKDNKVQEAWSVLLIDKLNRN
- a CDS encoding DUF3127 domain-containing protein; the protein is MSHELTGTIKVIFDTQTFPSGFSKREFVVTTQEQYPQDVKFEAIKEKGDMLDSYNEGDQVNVKFNIRGNEYNGRYYVNLQSWQMSKIDGGSAGDSIPDLPPLEPSQMDGPDQEDDLPF
- a CDS encoding short-chain fatty acid transporter, which gives rise to MGFSSTVEKAFRWLLPSPFTIAVLLTLLTFVLALWTTPEPVTLSKAGNLLHFWDDGLWNNALLVFAVQMMLILVLGHVLALTEPFDRLIRFVTQYCTTTASAAAWVTLLTVAVGLFNWGFALIFGAIFARKVAERALSGGYELNYPFIAAAGYSGLMVWHGGLSGSSLAKVAETGHLRSLMAGILPDGQLNALPESITFEATVFSSMNITVSLLLLILLPLAMWALGKRLNPTPINIKVRMSQNISEGRAIGAERIDRSRAVSLAVGSIILGYALHKAWTLPAGVLSFFNPNNINLLLLGLGLALHRNFKEFLSAVEDAIGGVSGILIQFPLYFGIMGMMRSSGLVGQISEYFVSISNETTYPLFTFFSAGLVNIFVPSGGGQWAVQGPVIVQAAQQLNVSLSKCILALAYGDQVTNMLQPFWALPLLGITGLKAKEILPYTLFLLVPGSIVFISALLLF
- the aat gene encoding leucyl/phenylalanyl-tRNA--protein transferase; its protein translation is MAISRLTERLEFPHPKYTDPSGILAVGGDLRPERLLLAYELGIFPWFNADEPPMWWCPDPRMVLYPSKLKISKSMRSFFHKGRFTVTSDRAFDEVIRQCGTVPRPGQDGTWITPDIIEGYSELHRQGFAHSVEVWDDNALAGGLYGVSHGRAFFGESMFSKVSNASKYGFISLVHRLAEEGFELIDCQVYTDHLARLGAQEIPREAFLSQIDLAQEKETIRGSWAFMFP